From the Paenibacillus sp. MMS20-IR301 genome, the window TTGTGCATCTCATCGAACATATCGTCGTAGAACTGCAGCCCCTTCTCATTCGGCCCCGCATCATCGCCATTCGGGAAAATCCGCGACCAGTTGATGGACATGCGGAACACCTTGAAGCCAAGCTCCCCGAACAGGGCGATATCCTCCTTGAACCGGTGATAGAAATCAATGCCGTACCGCTTCGGATACCCCTCCGCCGAGCCATGCTGCATCGCCCGCTCGATCGATTCACTGGTGACATGCATCAGCTCTTTGAGGTTGGTGTAGTCTTTTTTCTTGAAATACGGGACCATATCGGCTGTGGACAAGCCTTTGCCGTCTGCGTCATATGCGCCTTCCGCCTGGTTGGCGGCGATAGCGCCGCCCCATAGGAAGCCATCCGGGAATGTGGTCATTTCGTCATCTCCTACGGTGAATTTAGTTTATTAAAAATGAAACATGAACATTCAAAAAGGCAGGCGTAACTGCGGGATGTTTGGGCTTCCGGCCGCTGTTATGTTTGGATTTCCTGAATTTATTCCGCTGGCAGCGGTAGTAATCCAAACATAAAGGCGGGCGCTATCGCTCCTACAGCTCCAAACCTCCCTCCGTTACTGATAGCCTTTTATTTAGTTTGAGTAAATCAGAGCTGCCAAAATTTAAAGCCTAACCTGGTCGCTTGGTTCCGGTGTCACCAAGCTCAAACTCAGGCTAAGACCGGAGCTGGCGCCTGGAAATAACTCAGGCTAAGCTCCAAATTAAAGATCAAAAAAACTGGAATCAAAAGCTACTCCCGCAAATATTACAGCTCCGCCGCAAGCACCGGCTCGCCAATGCTGACAGCGCCAAGCTTAAGCGGCAAAATCTGCTTGTAATCGGCGGTGTTGGTAACGACCATGGCGGTCGTAATATCGTAGCTCTTCGCAATCTGCGCCAGATCGAAGGTTAACAGCTTATCGCCAGCCTGGATTACATCGCCGGCCTGTACATGAGCCTCGAAGAACTGGCCGCGCAGCTTCACGGTATTGATGCCGACATGAATCAGCAGCTCCATGCCCTCAGTGTTGCGGATAACCATCGCATGCTTGGTTTTGAAGACATTCATCACAGTGCCGCTGACTGGCGATACGAGTTCACCTGCAGTTGGCACAAATGCAATCCCTTTGCCCATCAGCTCATCGCCGAAGGTAGGGTCATTGACCTCTTTTAACGGAATCGCCTTACCTGTCATTGGGGCATAAGCGGTGCTGTCTGCTGTAGCGAGAGCAGGTTCTGCTTCAACCTCTATCGGAGCGGCCGGAGCTTGTTCAGCTGGCTTAGCCGCAATACTGCCGGAAATCTGCTCGGCGTCATCAGCCTCTTCTTCAATACCTAGCATTACAGTGACAACAGCCGCAACTGCAAAGGCAATGACCATCCCGCCAAAAGCATACCAGAACGTCTGTCCAACCAGTCCCGGCAGACCCGGGATACCGCCGTTACCAGCCAGGGCGTAAGCCTTGGCACCGAATGCGAGAGCAAAACCGCCGCCCGCTGCACTCCCGATCATTGCCGCGATGAACGGCTTTTTGTATTTCATATTTACGCCGTACATGGCTGGCTCTGTTACGCCCATAAGGGCGGTGAAGCTGGTGGATAAAGCGACGGATTTCAGCTTTTTGTTCTTGGCCCGGAAGAATACACCCAGTGTTGCCCCTGCCTGTCCCATGTTGGAGATGTAAGTCAGCGGCAGGAATTTGTCGAAGCCGAGTGTTGCCAGGTTGCTGATAATGACCGGAACGAGCGCATAGTGCATACCAGTCATAATAATCAGCGCCATTGCTCCGCCAAGCACGATCCCGGCGAACAAGCCGCCTTCATTCAGCAGCCAGTTAATGCCGCCGGACAAGCCGTCACCGATGAACGTACCCAGCGGTCCAATGGCAATCAGTGTCACTGGAACCATGACAAGAAGCGAGATCAGCGGAACAAGCAGCAGCTTAAGGGACGCGGGAATGAAGCGGTCTACCGTCTTTTCCACATAGGAGAGCAGCCAGATTGCCAGCAGAGCCGGAATAACGGACGAACCGTAAGATACCGCCGTTACGGGAATATGAAGGAAGGACACCGGGTTGCCGCTGGAGAGCAGCGCCCCCATATCCGGGTACATCAGCGCTGCGCCGACACCGACCGCGATAAACGGATTACTGCCGAACTTCCGCGCTGCGCTGAACGAGATCAGGATCGGCAGGAAGTAGAATACGCCATCGCCGATTGCCGACAGAATACGGTACGTATCGGTTCCGGCCGTCAGCCATCCCAGAGTGACGAACAGGGCGAGCAGCCCCTTGAGGATACCGGCCGCTGTAATTGCCGGAAGCATTGGTGCGAAGACGCCGGCAATCGTTTCAAAGATTTTCAGAATAACATTCTGCTTCTTCCCGTCTTCCTTCTTGCCGCCTTCTGAGGACTGCTTAAGGGCCGGATATGCCTTCACCATCTCATCGAACACCTTCGGCACATCATTGCCGATGATGACCTGGAACTGCTCGCCGGAGATGTTGGTGCCCATGACCATATCCAGCTTTTTAAGCGCGGCCTGATCGGCCTTGTTGTTATCCTTCAGCTCGAAGCGCAGCCGAGTTACGCAGTGGTATACCGACTTTACGTTCGATACTCCGCCTACCTTCTCGACGATTTGCTGCGCGGTTTCCTGATGTTTCATGAATGTTCCCCCTAAATTATTCTAATAAAAAAACCCGAATGAACGCCTGCAGCTGCGCCAAATACGCCTGCCGGTCTTCATCCGGGTTTTGCCTGATTGAACAGTAACAAGCCCCTTGTTATTTGGTTTTCATCAGCCGTTCCAGATGCAGGGTCAGATACAGCTGCTCGGAATGGGTCATGATGTACTCGTAGTTCTTCAGGATAAACGATTCAATCTTGCGGATGCATTTGAAGGTGTCGGGATAATTCTTCTTGACCACCTTGTACAAATACTCCTCGGTATCATCATGGCTGGAATGGGTAATTGCACGCTGGCAAAAATATTTAAGATGCGTAATGAATCTGAAATAGTTGACACTGTCCTCGTCCAAATCCACGCCGAAATGATATTTGATAATGTTCATAATCTCCTGCAGCAGCTGCATCATATGCGTCACATCATTCATCGAATCATTGACTTCCGCATTGATGAAATGAAGCGCGATATTGCAGATCTCCTCCTTGGGAAAATCAATCCCCAGCCGCTCCCGCAGGATCGTCAGCGCTTCCCTCGCCACATCATACTCGGCTTTGTAGAAATGCTGCACCTCCCAGGATAACGGGTTACGGATAATCTGCTCCCGCTCCATACGCTGCACCGCAAAATGGATATGATCCGAAAGCGATACATAAATCCCGTCGCTGATTCCCTTATTAAGCTGCATCCGCGCCAGGCTTACAATATCGTCAGTCACCTGCAGAATCTCAACCGGCATCTCCGTTACAATCGCCTTGAAGCGTTCGTAAATGGATGAATCCTGCAGACGGAACACCTTCTCCACCCGTGATTCATCGATAGGATCACCAGCCCGGAACTGGAAACCGATACCCCGGCCGAGGATAAGCAGCTCCTGATCCTTATCATCCACAGTGCTGACGATATTATTGTTAAAGATTTGTTTAATTATCACTTTCAACCCACCTGTTTTTGAGGAATAAAAAAGGGCAAAACAACAACGGAAACGAATCATCATTCCCATTGTGGTTTTGCCCGCATTACCGGTAACAAGCCTCGGAAACAATTTATCATATGCTGAAAACGGTGTCAACCGTTTGTTTGAAAATCTGCTTTTGCTAATTATGCCCACGGCAGTACTCTTTTTATGAGCGGCTCGATGGTGGAAGCATTGAGTGTAAGGATACATGGACTGCAGCGGCTTCGTGGACTCCGGTGACTTTTGCAACAGTGCTTCCTTTTTTCAGCGGCTATAGTTAGGTCATACGATTCAGTGGAAAATTATGTATTACGGAAAGGGAGTCAGTCCCATGCAGGCAGACGCAAACGGAAATGAAGGACTATTCGCAGTTAGGCGGGTTCCTGCCGGATTCATACTTGGCCTGATTGGCCTGGAAATGTTTTTTGCGCTGGCAGTGAACCTTGTGTTCTTTGAGCGCGGTACGTTTAACGGTATCAAAACGCTGACAAACGGGTGGATAAACCCCACTCTATGTGCGGGTCTGCTGGGCCTCGCGGTCATCGTTGTTATTTATTTGCTCGTAATTGCCAGGATTCCGCTGCGGGAGCTGGGGCTGAAACGGGAAAATCTGCTTACCGGAGTCTTAGGGACTGTCCTCTTCTGGATTGCCATTAACATTATGGCTGCCGTGATGTCGCTCCTTGCCGGAGACGGTCTTGAATGGAACAGTAAACTGGCTGAATTCCCGAATCTGTATCTGGGTGCTTTACTTGCACAATTGTTCGGCAATGCCCTGCTGGAGGAGATTATCTTCCGGGGGTTCCTGTTCGTGCAGCTGTATGACTGGTTGTCCAGAGTGCGGAAGCCGTCAGCCCGCATACTCTGGGCGATGCTGCTTACACATGTTCTCTTTGCCCTCATGCATATTCCCAACCGGATCTATAGCGGCTACAGCGGACCCGAATTTGTGTTTGATTTTGTCCAGCTTGTGCTGCTGGGTATGTTATTTGCACTTTTCTACGTTTTGACCGAGAATCTGTTTATTGTTGTGGGTATCCATTCCCTAATGAATGTGAATCTCTCCATCTGGAACAGCAGTTATGTTACTGCCGCTACACTTACCGCTGCGGGACTGGCCGCCGTTCTTCTGCTGCTCTTGCGGAGAAAGAAATTACAACAGGCAGATTCCGTGATACATTATTGACTGTTTAACTGTAAAAAAAGCAAGACCCTCTCGCGGACGGAGCCGCAGAGTCTTGCTTAATAGGTGCTAATTACCCGTGCGGACAGGCTCTAGTGCGTTTATCTGGGATACCGCGTAAGTCAGCTCCGTCAACGCAGAACTCAAATCAGCAATGATAAGCCGCATCTCCTCATAAGGGGGCACAAACGCTTGGCCGAATTCAAAGGTATAGCTGTAAATTTTCGGTTTGGAAGGGTCTGTTAAATGACGGCTATAGGCATAATCCTGTGTCGTCCCGCTGGTATAATACAACCGGGCTGACTCTTCAACCTTGTAGGATTTACCCCGTACGGCTTGTAACGCTGCGTTCATCCGGTTTCCCAGTTCACGCTCCAGTTTCTCATCCTGCGGCGTAATGTATTCTTTGTAGCTGTCTTTTATAGTCTGAGGACTTTTGCCGGAAGCTCCACGTATTCCGTTGAACTGCTGATTCTTGAAATTCTGATTGGGGTCAGTGGTTTGGTTATTGTCATCCCCCCAGTTGTACATGATTTTCTCGCCAAAGCTATGAATATCTACATAGAAGCGGATTTGCGGATACGTATCCAGAAGATACTTGATATTTTGTGATTCCGGCTCGGAGAATGGGGCTGGTCCAAGGTAAATCAGACTGTTTTTATCTGCTGAGGTACCGATTGTACTTCCCCACAAGAAATCAAAATTCCGGTTCAAATCAACGCCCATCGGGTTCCCGTTCTCATCCGGCCGGCGGTTCTTCCGCCACCAGAAGCCATTGCCCGCCTCTTCATCACGAAATGAGTGGTGCTTCTGATGATTCTCCTGGCTATAAATCTTGCCATCCGGATTAACCTCCGGAAAGATAATCAGGTCCACAGAATCCAGCGCCTGCTTGATTTGTTCATAAGCAAAGCTTTTATTCCCATACTGAATAGGCTGCCTGCTTGTATAGGCCTGGACGAGCTTGGTTAACAAGTTAATGCAAATGTCAGAACCACCCCACTCGCGAGCATGGACATTGCCTGTAATCAGAATGGCCGGTTTAATTCTGGCTTGCTGCGGAGCGGCACTGAGCTTAACCGCACGGCATGTCCGTCCCTCCCACGTCCGGTTGGGAAGCGTGATCAGCGAGACCAGTCCCGGATTGTTCCGGCTAAGCTGCAGCAATGTATTATCGATCTCGTCCACGGTCATATAACCGCCCCGAATCGAATCAGCAGTAAAATCTGCAGAAGCAGTACCCTGGTCTGACTCCATACGGTTTCCGTGATATATCTCCTGTAGCCGCTCAGCAGGAATATCCGTAGCGTCCAGTTCAATCTCCAGAGTGTAGCCTTCTTTCTTCAACAGCTCCAGCTGCTCTTCGGATAGAATTCCCGAGACGGAATAATCTGCCTCTGTAATTTGCTTGGCACTGCTTCTTACCAGATCCAGACTGTAATTCTCCAGCTCATGCAGCTTCTGCAGCGATGAAGCATGAATAAGCGCTTGTAATATTTTCACTTGTATCATCCTTTCTTCTGTTTTTAAATTGGCAAATTAAATGAAGGACCAGCTTGATAACTGGTCCTTCCTACGGCTATCTCGACAGCTGTGCAGACTTGTGAGTCTTGTGGCTACACTCGCTGACCGGACGTTCCATATGGCCCTGATCGTCTGTGCACCACGACTGCGACTGGAAGGCGAGGAACAGCCCCAGCCATTTGTCCTCCTGCTCGAAATGAATCACAATTCCGCCATCCTGCCAGATGCCGTCGTCTCCAACAAAAGGCTCAACGTTCCCTTGATTCATATGGATATTGTGAATCCCCCCCGGAAACGGCTCGCCGTATACATATATTTTGGCGGTATCATCCTCAATAGCACGTTGCAGATAGGCGTCGACTTTCTCATTCAGGTCATTGTCCGGACCATCAGCATTGTATGGGAGGGCAATCATCTTGGACGGGTCAAACAATCCGCCGCGGATGTAGTCTAAGGCAATTTCATCACGGTTTGATTTATCAATTTTAGTAAAACCATCTTTTAGTTCCTGCAGATGGGTAATTTGCTCAGAATTGAATTGATCACCGACCAGGTAGAGCAGCTCTGAGGGGGTAATTTTCGATTGAACGTTGATGGCCAATTTATATTTTTTATTAGCAGCCTTAACTACAGCATGATAATGCGGGGTGCTGTCCCTTGTAGTTGGTGCAGGTGTTCCTTGAATGATCTTTCCTTTTAACACTCCGTATGGATTCAGTGGCATAATAATCGTCTCCTTTAATGTGTTGTTTGTCGTGTATATGCTTGCTTCAATCGCTCAAGTGCCCATTTCGTTTTGGACATATCCTGCTCGAGCAGCAGATTAGCCTCTTTAAACAGAGTAATGAATTGTTGGTGCTTGTCCGCCGCTTCGGCTTCGGTGGCATTCTTAATTTTCATTGTTGCTTCAGCCATACGCTCTGAGCCGATGGTCCAGATTTCCAGATGCACTCTCTCCTGCTCCCATTCGGTTCGATATTTCCCGGACTTGATCGGACCCATTACCCGGGTATCTGCCGCAGACTTGAAGACACTGCTGTCTTTAAAAGGCTGCGGGGCCTTCTCGAGGATCACCTCCTTCCACTGTCCCTCAGGCTTGTCTTCCAGAGCAACATCAAAGTCTTTGGCCAGAGATAACGCCTGCTTCTTGTACCCCCACTCGACTTCAGTCTCATATTTACCGGGTGTGAATCCTTCAGCAACCGCCTGCTTCATAGCACTATTCAAATCCTTATAATCTCTGATGCGTCTCTTGTAGGTCAGCTCCCATTTCTCCTCTTTGAAGCGGCTGCGGACAATCCAGCCTGTCTCATAAAGCCTCAATTCAGGTGTATCGAGCAGGTGAATTTGCATTTTGTCCTTGAGCTTAAAGCTTAGTCCGGCTATCTTCGAAAGCAGTTGTCCATCTCCCGCCAGCACCTGCTTAGGGTCAAGGAAAAGCTTGAACTCAAAAGACATTCCTTCGGGCATGATTGAACCTCCTTGTCAGGTTATTGATTATGAATAAGGGGTCAGATCCGGTTTATTGTGTCTCCAATACTCGGCCAGCAGCTCCGGCGCGGTTAGAAAGAGCAACCCGTTGCCTTCTTCTGCCTTGAGGCTGCCCAGCGGCAAAGTGCATCTGACAATCTGCGCATATAACTCAGCTTCCGTTAACTTGCGGTTAAATTGCGATTCACTCTGGTAATAGTTGATCACAAGGGCTAATGCCCCGGCTACATGCGGAGAAGACATCGAGGTACCTGAAATCACTTTATAGGGTTCGTTGGGGTCAGGTACCAGATCAAGGGGGTAACAGGACAGCACATCGACACCGGGGGCAGTCAGGTCAACCTCATTATTCTTCGTCAGGAGCTCGGCATGCTCTCCGCTAAAATCAACCGCGCCTACAGAGGTGCATTCGTTGTATGCTGCCGGGTAACGTTTCTCATTCCGGTCGCTGTTCCCAGCTGCGCAGACTACGATGATGCCTGCATCTACTGCCCGCTTGATAGCTTCATGCATTTCATCATGACCAGCTCCGGCAGAGAAGGACATATTGATGATCTGTACCTGCATTTTAATAGCGTAATCAATCGCTTCTGCAATCCATTCTGGACGGCCGCTCCCTTTGCGGTTCAGCACCTTCAGAATCAGCAGCTCTGCTTCCGGTGCCACTCCGACAACTCCCTTGCCGTTCTTGGTTGCTGCAATGGTTCCGGCCACATGGGTGCCGTGCCCATTGTAATCCTTGTAGCTCTCCTTGGCGCCTCCGTCATCATCGGTGAAATTCTGCCCACCGGTAATCCGGTCCTTCAGATCCGGGTGGTCTTGGTCGCACCCCGTATCCAGAACAGCAATGGTTACACCTTTGCCGTATTTCCCTTTCTCCCAAAAGGCCGGAGCCTGGATCATCTGCACCCCCTTGGGGATTTCCTGAATATGGCGCGTGACATCATCGGCTTGATAAGGCTGAAGCTCTACGGCATCACTTGTGAGTGTACTTATTGCTGACATTGCATAGCCTCCACTCCGTTTATTGATTGTGAGACGGCTTGTACACACTGAAATCAATCCGGTCAGCCAATTCAGGGAGATCAATAAACGGATTCCGGTTGCCCTGGATGGCAAAGATCTCCTGATTTCTGTGCTTCTCATATTTCAGGTTGGGCGGGAAGTCCTTATGCCACTTCAGGAGTACGTTTATGTCCTGTTGCTCAGCATATTCTTTGATAATTTTATCCGGATAGCGGAGGATGAAATAGAGCATTGCTCTGGCTACCACACCTTTGGCATATTCGGGTTCAAACTCGCCGTCAGCCGCACCGCCACCGCCTACGCCCTTGCCACATTCCCCCCGCACTGTATCTGTTCTGAACTCCTCGGGTTTGTAGTCAGCAAAATCGACATATCGTTTATTTCCTCTGAATGAGTTGCATTTTTCTTCACAATAAAACAAATGATGCATATCACCACGCATCGGTTCGGCCTTTTTAAACCAGGATTGAGGTACGACATGTTCAACATTCACGGCATGTCCTGAATCGCTTGTCTCACTTTCTGCAGCAGCCATAGCAGCATCTTCCTCAATAACCTTATGCGGTTCGGCTTCTTTGCCGGAATAAATACTTCGCAGCATTTTGTCGTCGTGCAGATCAACGGAGCCTTTCAGATAGTCGTCACTTTTTTTGTAACGGACTTCCTCTGTGTGTGTGTCCTTTAACAACTTGTTTAATGCTTTGAACAATACCTTGCCATCCTGCTCATTCCGGTTAAGCCCGGCATAATACTGCTCCACATCGGCCTTGTCCCTTGCAGCGTCATAATACGCATTGGCATCGGCGCTGAATCTCTCCAGATTGGCATCCAGCGTTTGCAGCCTGCTTGCTGTGCTTGTATTTTCATTGGAAGTAATTGATGTACCCATCTTTGACATCTCCTTATCAATTAGAAATTAAATGCATCGACGATCTCATAGCCCTGTCCTTTGCCCCTCGGTTTCAGCAGAATTAACCCCAGATACGGTCTGGCTTCAATCTGATTATTAAAAGAAAAGCTGTGAGCCACCAGAACTGTGTTACTGCCCTCTGAAGGAAGGGACTCCAGCAGGCTCACCAGCCGTGCCTTCATCTTCAGTTCGGCATCGTCCGGATTCTCTGTAAACAATGTATCCATATAAGCCAGTGCCTCTTCAACACGGATACTCTGAAAAGCTGCCTTCCCCGTCTCCTGTGTCCGTTGTGTTGGACTGGTTAACACAGGCAGATTAATCTTAATCTTCTGCTCCCTCAGCCAGTTGCCGAGTAATACCGCTTTCTCTTGCCCCTCCGCACTCAAGCCAGGATCACCAAAGTTCTCAGCCGGCTGGGCATGGCGGAAATACAGCACATATCCGCCTTGCTGAAGCCGGTTTACCATTTCTGCAGGCGGTTGCTTAATTCCGGTAACCGTCATATTCATTCTCTAACGCCTCCTTATTCCGCTTCGTTAGAACTCGATTTGCTCTGCAATCTCAGGCAGATCAATGAACGGATTGCGGTTACCCTGCAGCTCATAGATCAGCTGATTTCGGTGCTTCTCATGCAGGCTCACCGGATGCTCTTTATGCCAGCCCAGCAGCAGCTTAACGTCAACGCGCTTGTTCTGATGCTCTATTTTGCCGGGATACCGCATCAGGAAGTACAGTACCGCTCTCGCCGCCTCGCCTTTGCCGCTCTCCGGCTCGAAGCGGTCCATCCCGCTGCGTTTGCCGCAGGCATCGCGGATGGTTTCCTGATCTGCTTCCGGACGATAGTCCGCAAAATCATAATAGGGGATACTGCTTCTGTAGCTGTTGCATTCCTGCTCACAGATGAACAAATGGTGCAGGTCTCCCCGCATGGGAGAGGTGCCGCCAAACCAGGATTGGGGCACAACATGCTCGACATTGAACCCGAATTTCTCATCGATCAGCTCCTGAAACCCGGCTTCCTCGGCCTGGCCGTGAAGGGCAAGGCTCTCCTTGAAATCCTTCCGCAGCTGCTCCGTACGGTAATCCTCCCGGATGAGTTCTTCCGCAGCCAGCTGCTTTCCGGAATACAGGCTGTGCAGACTGCCATCCTCGCGGATATCAACTCCGGAATACAGCTGCGTCCGGCTTGCCGGGTAGGAGAATATACGGTTATGCGTTTGCAGCAGCAGCTGATGCAGCTGGCGGAACACCTGACTTCCCCCGGACTGGAGATCCACACCGCGATAGTAGTTCACGATATCGAATTTATCCTTTTCGGCATCGTAATATCCCCGCTCCTCTTCGAGCCTGAAGCGGTTCAGCTGAAGCTTGAGCAGTGCATGCTCCATCGTGTTTTCCTGCGCCCACACTACCGTTGGAATAGATGGACTCAGACGGTTATCCACTTCAGGACTGCTGTCTTTGTAGATAATCCGCAGCACAAGTGGAACATGGTCTGAGATTCTAGAAGCATAATCAGGCATGCTTTTGTCAAATCTAACGATTCCCGCATCATCCTGCTTCCCGTCAAAGGTGATAACGCCTGCCTTCGTATCCTTGGTAATAATGATGTGGTCGATTAGCGACTTAGGATCCACAATGTAGGAAATATGACCGGCCAGTGCATCGTCAAGGGTTAGCGTAACGACTGAGGGCATGTTCATCACCGGGCTCAGTGACACACTGCCCGCATCATCATTCAGGTCTCCACCCAGCAGAATAGGCAGTTCCTTGAACTCTTCCGTACGCTTCAGATCCTCAATGATCACTGACAATGCCTGAGCAGCAAGCTTGCGCCGCTCGGTGCTTACCGTATCCCGCATGGCTTTCAGATGCACCACGATCATCAGGAACTGAACATCCCGCCCTTCTTCCCTGACCGTACACTTGGCGAATAAAGGCTCCCTCGGAAAAGCAGTTTTCCCGTTGATTTCAGAACGCAGCAACCGGTCATACTTCCGGTTAATATCTTCTCTGAGTTCAACACTAGTTGTTGTCGTATCATACAAGATGGCTAGATCCTGTGCGTCATTCGCATCAAGGTATACGTAGTCCATAGCTGCACCGCGATTCTTCAGCTCTTGTCTCAGCCGGTCCAGCGCGCCGCTCTCCACTTCAACCAGACCAATGGCATCCATGGACATGTCTGCCACCAGATGGGCAACATCCTTAATCCGCTGCTCACTGACGCCGTTGTTGAAGTGCTCAATATTCCAGAATCCGATATCCGCAAACCTTTTATCTCCCTTAAACGAAGGAATTTCAATCTCGGTAAGATCTTTGCCGCTATCCACCAGACCCTCAACATCGAAGAACCCCAGATAGGGTGAAGTGCCTTCAAGCTTCTGCGTTAGCTGCAGGGCAGCGGAATCACCGGTTTGAGCAAGCGCTACAAGTTTGGCAACGATTGCTGAGATCCTTATGCCTTCATTCACTGCCTGCTGCTGATCATCATCTGTATACCAGCCCGCATGGTGCAGAGCGACGAGCTGCCACTGGTTGTTAAACACCGCAGCACCGGAGGAGCCAGGCTCCGTATCGGTCGTATAGTGAATCACTTTTTCATAGACATAGCTGACGGTGTTGTCCTGCAGCGCAATTTCTTTC encodes:
- a CDS encoding S8 family peptidase, giving the protein MSAISTLTSDAVELQPYQADDVTRHIQEIPKGVQMIQAPAFWEKGKYGKGVTIAVLDTGCDQDHPDLKDRITGGQNFTDDDGGAKESYKDYNGHGTHVAGTIAATKNGKGVVGVAPEAELLILKVLNRKGSGRPEWIAEAIDYAIKMQVQIINMSFSAGAGHDEMHEAIKRAVDAGIIVVCAAGNSDRNEKRYPAAYNECTSVGAVDFSGEHAELLTKNNEVDLTAPGVDVLSCYPLDLVPDPNEPYKVISGTSMSSPHVAGALALVINYYQSESQFNRKLTEAELYAQIVRCTLPLGSLKAEEGNGLLFLTAPELLAEYWRHNKPDLTPYS
- the licT gene encoding BglG family transcription antiterminator LicT; this translates as MIIKQIFNNNIVSTVDDKDQELLILGRGIGFQFRAGDPIDESRVEKVFRLQDSSIYERFKAIVTEMPVEILQVTDDIVSLARMQLNKGISDGIYVSLSDHIHFAVQRMEREQIIRNPLSWEVQHFYKAEYDVAREALTILRERLGIDFPKEEICNIALHFINAEVNDSMNDVTHMMQLLQEIMNIIKYHFGVDLDEDSVNYFRFITHLKYFCQRAITHSSHDDTEEYLYKVVKKNYPDTFKCIRKIESFILKNYEYIMTHSEQLYLTLHLERLMKTK
- a CDS encoding YukJ family protein, translated to MPLNPYGVLKGKIIQGTPAPTTRDSTPHYHAVVKAANKKYKLAINVQSKITPSELLYLVGDQFNSEQITHLQELKDGFTKIDKSNRDEIALDYIRGGLFDPSKMIALPYNADGPDNDLNEKVDAYLQRAIEDDTAKIYVYGEPFPGGIHNIHMNQGNVEPFVGDDGIWQDGGIVIHFEQEDKWLGLFLAFQSQSWCTDDQGHMERPVSECSHKTHKSAQLSR
- a CDS encoding endonuclease; this translates as MGTSITSNENTSTASRLQTLDANLERFSADANAYYDAARDKADVEQYYAGLNRNEQDGKVLFKALNKLLKDTHTEEVRYKKSDDYLKGSVDLHDDKMLRSIYSGKEAEPHKVIEEDAAMAAAESETSDSGHAVNVEHVVPQSWFKKAEPMRGDMHHLFYCEEKCNSFRGNKRYVDFADYKPEEFRTDTVRGECGKGVGGGGAADGEFEPEYAKGVVARAMLYFILRYPDKIIKEYAEQQDINVLLKWHKDFPPNLKYEKHRNQEIFAIQGNRNPFIDLPELADRIDFSVYKPSHNQ
- a CDS encoding histidine phosphatase family protein; the encoded protein is MNMTVTGIKQPPAEMVNRLQQGGYVLYFRHAQPAENFGDPGLSAEGQEKAVLLGNWLREQKIKINLPVLTSPTQRTQETGKAAFQSIRVEEALAYMDTLFTENPDDAELKMKARLVSLLESLPSEGSNTVLVAHSFSFNNQIEARPYLGLILLKPRGKGQGYEIVDAFNF
- a CDS encoding CPBP family intramembrane glutamic endopeptidase, translated to MQADANGNEGLFAVRRVPAGFILGLIGLEMFFALAVNLVFFERGTFNGIKTLTNGWINPTLCAGLLGLAVIVVIYLLVIARIPLRELGLKRENLLTGVLGTVLFWIAINIMAAVMSLLAGDGLEWNSKLAEFPNLYLGALLAQLFGNALLEEIIFRGFLFVQLYDWLSRVRKPSARILWAMLLTHVLFALMHIPNRIYSGYSGPEFVFDFVQLVLLGMLFALFYVLTENLFIVVGIHSLMNVNLSIWNSSYVTAATLTAAGLAAVLLLLLRRKKLQQADSVIHY
- a CDS encoding beta-glucoside-specific PTS transporter subunit IIABC — encoded protein: MKHQETAQQIVEKVGGVSNVKSVYHCVTRLRFELKDNNKADQAALKKLDMVMGTNISGEQFQVIIGNDVPKVFDEMVKAYPALKQSSEGGKKEDGKKQNVILKIFETIAGVFAPMLPAITAAGILKGLLALFVTLGWLTAGTDTYRILSAIGDGVFYFLPILISFSAARKFGSNPFIAVGVGAALMYPDMGALLSSGNPVSFLHIPVTAVSYGSSVIPALLAIWLLSYVEKTVDRFIPASLKLLLVPLISLLVMVPVTLIAIGPLGTFIGDGLSGGINWLLNEGGLFAGIVLGGAMALIIMTGMHYALVPVIISNLATLGFDKFLPLTYISNMGQAGATLGVFFRAKNKKLKSVALSTSFTALMGVTEPAMYGVNMKYKKPFIAAMIGSAAGGGFALAFGAKAYALAGNGGIPGLPGLVGQTFWYAFGGMVIAFAVAAVVTVMLGIEEEADDAEQISGSIAAKPAEQAPAAPIEVEAEPALATADSTAYAPMTGKAIPLKEVNDPTFGDELMGKGIAFVPTAGELVSPVSGTVMNVFKTKHAMVIRNTEGMELLIHVGINTVKLRGQFFEAHVQAGDVIQAGDKLLTFDLAQIAKSYDITTAMVVTNTADYKQILPLKLGAVSIGEPVLAAEL
- a CDS encoding M14 family zinc carboxypeptidase, with amino-acid sequence MKILQALIHASSLQKLHELENYSLDLVRSSAKQITEADYSVSGILSEEQLELLKKEGYTLEIELDATDIPAERLQEIYHGNRMESDQGTASADFTADSIRGGYMTVDEIDNTLLQLSRNNPGLVSLITLPNRTWEGRTCRAVKLSAAPQQARIKPAILITGNVHAREWGGSDICINLLTKLVQAYTSRQPIQYGNKSFAYEQIKQALDSVDLIIFPEVNPDGKIYSQENHQKHHSFRDEEAGNGFWWRKNRRPDENGNPMGVDLNRNFDFLWGSTIGTSADKNSLIYLGPAPFSEPESQNIKYLLDTYPQIRFYVDIHSFGEKIMYNWGDDNNQTTDPNQNFKNQQFNGIRGASGKSPQTIKDSYKEYITPQDEKLERELGNRMNAALQAVRGKSYKVEESARLYYTSGTTQDYAYSRHLTDPSKPKIYSYTFEFGQAFVPPYEEMRLIIADLSSALTELTYAVSQINALEPVRTGN